CGTTCGCTTGCGACATCGTATACAACGGTCACATCAAATCCTTCGTCATTGAGATGTCGAGCGATGTTCGCTCCCATTCTCCCTACCCCTACAACACCAATTTTGTAATCAGCCCTATTTTGTGAATCTGCCATGCTTGTCTCCTTACTGTTGTGAACCTTCACACTGCACATTTATATTACTGAATGAGTTATCTGGCGATTGGAATGCCAACCGCTTTACGTAAGTTCCATTTTTACATATTTGCAGATGTTTGTCAAGTGTTTCGTTCCCTTTGGGTGTGTAAATATTTTGGCAGCGATTCGTCCGTTGATGCGGCTTATCAAATATATCAAAGCCTCTCGGATCGGGAGAAGAGTTTTCTGCTCCTACAAAGAATTTTACAACCGCCTCTCAGACCGCATGGTGACCGATTTGTCTGCCAATTTTGAGATAATCAAAATTCTTCTCCTTTCTTCTCCTAAACCGTTGTTTCTGTGCCGGGTTGGTTGCTGAAAAGCATCCTCAAGGAAGATAGAGATATTGCCTATGAAGACTTTTCTGAGCGTCTCGCAGGGGGGTTGTGCGCCCCCTTCTTTGTCCTTTTTTGAAGTTTTCAGCGTTTTCATTTTTTACCTCTTTATATGTTCTGAAGTGTTGGGCATAACGGCTATGGAAATTTATAGTGGATCTTAGCACTAATGAGACACACCAAACGGGTGGGGTTAGGGAACCGCACCATAGGTGTCAATTTAGTCAAATTCAATCCGTCCAGACCAGTACCGTAGGTTGGGTTGAGCGGAACTGAGAAAATGATACCAACACCCCAAGCATATTTTACGACTCTACATCGTCCTATCAATCAAGAAGATAGCAAAACCCAACGCTAACCTACCGACATGGTTGTAGCGTTTGACCTAAAGAACGTTGGGTTTCGCTGGGTTTCTCTATGCATAAGCGGGTATATCAGGTAGGATGTCCTTTGAGATATCTACCTTTAATTTTCAACACCGCTCAACCCAACCTACAGAACTGAGACCATTTTCTTTATAAAATTGACACCTATAGGTATATTATAGCATATATATCAACATTTGTAAAGTTAAATCAAATTTAGTTATTAAGTTTTGAATGTTAAAATATTTACACACCCAAAATTTAAAAAAGTGTTGACATTTTTTGCAAATTTGTTATAATCTTCAGAACGATATCTTCAGAACGATGAACGGAAGCCGGTTAGTTAACCTTTTCTGGCTGAAAATATACCGGCAGATTTCTATTTTCCTAAGGAGGACTCACAATGAACCGTTTTACATACGACTTCGGTCTTCGAATAGATCGAGCTCATCTTCTCATCCTTGCCTTCGCGTTTCTCGCAGTGACGATTCTCGGTTGCGGGGGAGGCGGCATTAGTATCGTTCCTCTCGGTGCGAAGCTTCAGAACGCTGACACCGCGTTTGACCAAGCAGAAACAGTTGAAGTGCGCGACGATGACCCAGAAAAGATGGAGAAGAATCGCCAGAGGCAGCAGGAACTTTATGATAGAGCGATGTCACTCTATTTAGAGGTCATCGAACGCGACACAAAAGGAAAATGGGCACAGCGTGCACATTTCCAGATCGCTAAAATCTACAAGCGTCGCTACGACTGGGATAAGGCAACTGAGCATTATCAAGCTATTGTGGCGTTGGATCCCACTGGGTATTACGCAAACGAAGCAAAAAGCGGAACGGCGAACATTCGGAAGAACCGTGAGATCATTAAGGCAAAGCGGGCTGAATACCAAAACTATAAAGCTATTTACGATAATTCGCCGACAGAGGAGACCTTTAATATTGCTGCAGAGGCACTCTACGAGGTCGCACGCGCTTATGAAAGTTTGGAGAATTATACCGAAGCCATCCGCAATTACGAGCGAATGGTAGAGGAGTTTCCTGCGCATTCCAAAGCATCGCAGGCACAATTCCAGGTTGGCAACGTCTATTTTTACACGCTTTATGACTATCTCGGTGGATGGCCCGCTTATCTTGCAGTCACTGAGAAGTTTGAAGATTCTTACGAAGCATCCCAAGCAGGGACGCTCCTTAAGCAGACAGCGGATATTCTCCAAGAAATTAACGAACTGAAGGACGAAATTGATAAGTATCGCAATAAGAAAGCGGTCCAATACCAAAAGACTGGACGGAAAATTACCCCTGCTGATATGTGGGTGATGGGATACGGCGATCAAGTCGTTCAGAATTTCCAACAAATTGCGGGGAACTGGGAAAAACTTCGCAACTACCCGCGTGCTATTAATGCCTACAAGACATTGGCGAGAGACCTATCGCATAAGAAATTTGCTGCGGCAGACGCACTCTATCGTACCGGGACCCTCTACCAGCAGAATGGTGAGTACGAACGGGCAATTGCGGCGTATGACAATCTGTTTGAACTCGCGCCGGAGTCTACGTGGCGGAACGAAGCCGTTTATCAACAAGCGGTTTGCTACCGTTCTATCCGTGAATTTGGTGCCGCTTATGAAGCCTTCAAAGCCTATATGAGCATTACGAAGGGAGATGTACCCTACCTTCGTGAAGCGGAGCAGATTGTACGCCAATATGAACTTGACCAAGACGAAGATGGATACAAGTTCTACGAGGAGCAAGAAGCGGGAACATCCGACCAGGATGCAAGCTCTCATCCCGGGATGGGTAGCTAATCCCAATTTTAGGGAAACCACCTTCCCACACCTCGGTTTCCCTATGCTGCTTTAGCAAAAAATGTGAGTCGTATGTTGTAGGGCGAGACTTCCCGGTTTCGTCATCGTTCGTGGACACACGAAGATGAACGCCGTGGGAACTCGCCTCTACAAA
Above is a genomic segment from Candidatus Poribacteria bacterium containing:
- a CDS encoding tetratricopeptide repeat protein translates to MNRFTYDFGLRIDRAHLLILAFAFLAVTILGCGGGGISIVPLGAKLQNADTAFDQAETVEVRDDDPEKMEKNRQRQQELYDRAMSLYLEVIERDTKGKWAQRAHFQIAKIYKRRYDWDKATEHYQAIVALDPTGYYANEAKSGTANIRKNREIIKAKRAEYQNYKAIYDNSPTEETFNIAAEALYEVARAYESLENYTEAIRNYERMVEEFPAHSKASQAQFQVGNVYFYTLYDYLGGWPAYLAVTEKFEDSYEASQAGTLLKQTADILQEINELKDEIDKYRNKKAVQYQKTGRKITPADMWVMGYGDQVVQNFQQIAGNWEKLRNYPRAINAYKTLARDLSHKKFAAADALYRTGTLYQQNGEYERAIAAYDNLFELAPESTWRNEAVYQQAVCYRSIREFGAAYEAFKAYMSITKGDVPYLREAEQIVRQYELDQDEDGYKFYEEQEAGTSDQDASSHPGMGS